Sequence from the Gloeocapsopsis dulcis genome:
TGGATTATTGATGTGCAGAATGTTGAAGTCATTGCATTTGCGGTAGAAAATAATGGTAGTCGAAGAATTCGGCAATCTCAAGTGTTATCGGGGTTAGATATTGCTGTACTGGAAGAAGCGTTTCAACGCACTCGGCAAATGAATCATGGGAAGGTGAGTGCTTGGTTGTTGTCTCAGTTTCGGTGATGGTGTTTTTCTGAAAGTTATAAGTATCACTACCTCTTTTCCCATTCCCTGTCCTCATACACAAAACAATTCTGCCCCTCTTCCTCACAAGATTTCTTAAGAAGGATAGGCTAAAATTGAGCAGTTTTGCTAGCGATTTTGATGCTGAGATGGACTTTTTAGCGACCGAGACGGACTTTTTTGTTGAAACCTAATCCCCCAATTCATAATTGCTAATTTGTAACATTGAATTTATAAATAACTTTATTACAGTTATAGAGTGAAGCATGATTAATATTAAATATCATTTGGCTAAGACAAGAATTTTTGTTATGATATTTAAACTCATGAAATAAGGTGAATCTTTAGGAAATACAATGAGAAAGGTTACACTAACGGAATTAAGTAATAATATTGAGCGTCTACTGGATGAAGTAATAGAAACAGGTATCCCAATAGAAATTAACAAAAATGGTAAATTACTAAAAATCGTTCCTGTAGAAAAAAGGGATAAACTGGAAAATTTGACTTTTAAACCAGATGTTATTCAAGGAAATCCCGATGATTTAGTTAATATAAGTTGGGAGCGGGAGATTAGTATTGATTTACCTTGATACTCATGTAGTAGTGTGGCTTTATTCTGGTTTGACAGATAAATTAAGTGAACTTGCTAAAAGTATAATTAATGAAAATGAAGTTTATATATCGGCAACTGTTCGATTAGAGCTACAGTATTTATATGAGATAAAACGTATTACAGATAAACTTGAAAATTAAGTCTTTGATAAGTACAATTACAAAACACGATCGCACCACAACACAAGCTTAAAAAATATTGCAATCGCGCTTACTTTTAACACAGTTGTAACAGGAAATGGCGACACTCTCGCAGGAAATAACGATCGTCATTGCACTAATTGAGATGCGTGATTGGAAGCACTTAAAGCTTAAAATTGAGGATGTGCAATCTTCAAATAAAACACTCCATGCGTCGAGATTCGATATTTTATAAATTATTTCAACAATCCCCAACTTTACTATTTGAGCTATTGACAAATCCACCAGCAAATGCAGACGAATACAGATTTGATTCCGTAGCAGTCAAAGAACCCAAATTTGAAATCGATGGGGTATTTCTACCACCAGAAAGTGAAAATCCAGGAGCTATATATTTTTGTGAAGTACAGTATCAGAAGGATAAAAGACTCTACGAGCGAGTATTTGCGGAATCTCACTTATATTTCTATCGGAATCGGGATAGATTTAATGACTTGCAAATAGCGATCATCTACCCATCCCGCAGCATAGAGCAAGATGAAGTTCGTCCTTTTAGGAGTCTATTGAATGGAGACCAGGTAAATCGCATATATTTAGATGAGTTGGGGGATATTCGCTCTTTACCTGTGTGGGTAGCGTTGATGGTTTTGACTACACTAGAGGAAAGTCGTACTACCGAAGAAGCTAGGTATTTACTTGCTAGGAGTCAACAAGAAGTTTCTCAACCAGAAAATCACGCCATTATAGACTTATTAACGACGATCATGGTGTACAAATTTGAGGGTAAAAGTCAACAGGAGGTAGAAGAGATGTTAGGAATCACACTTCAAGAAACGCGGGTTTACCGGGAAATAAGGGAAGTGGAAGCGCGATCACTCGTTTTGCGTTTATTAACTCGACGGGTGGGAGAATTACCGCAGGAAGTACGATCTCACGTCGAATCCCTCCCACTAGAACAGTTGGAAAATCTCGGTGAAGCATTGCTTGATTTTACCAGCTTGGCTGATTTGCGCTCTTGGTTAGAAGCACTTGGGGGCTAAGTCCTTGAGGAAGAGCGATCGCTATACTTCTAGTGGCGGAATTTGGGCGAAAATAGCAGGCTGTAATATTTCAGGAAATTGTTTCCAAACTACATTTCCTTTAGCACTTTTGATGTACAGTTGCATAAAATCTAGTAAAGCTGTTGCGCTGTCTTCAGGTGTAAGGTTGACAAACAAATAAGTGGGTTTATCGTGGCTCGATACAGCTACAACATAGCATTGACTGCACGCCCATAAGCATCTGACAGGCTGAATTTCAATTTCATCATTTGGGTATTTTTCAGTGCATAAAAGTTTAGTTGATCAAGTAAAATAGTGCCGTCAAAAGGTGGATTTTCTGGTCGTTCTGCGGAAGAACGGTGACAGGATTTGCAAACGAATAACGTATGTTTGGACATGGGCTAGGGTGCGTGGATTAAGTATTTATACAAGTTAGAACTTACAGTTTCTATTAAATACTTGAATAGATCATCAATCATGGCATTAGCTGCTAGCGGACCGTCCCCGATCCAGTAACCAGGTACTTCATAAACTTTACCTTGTTGCACAACCTTTAATTGCGACCAAAGAGGATCAGCCTTTAATTTCTTTAAGGTGGTATTGGCTTGCTGACTAATCTCAGGATTATGACCATATGTCCACAAAAACATCACATCCCCATCCAAGTCGCGCATTCGTTCCTTGCTGAGCCGTTGTTGACCTCCAACTTTATTCTGACTTGGTGGACGAGACAGTCCAGCATCTTCCAAAACACTTCCGCAAAATGAATCTTTGGGATAGACTGCGATCACATCTGGATAAATACGGACTACCGAAACTTTAATCTGATCAAGGCGATCGCCCATCTGGTTCTTGAACTCTTCGAGTCGAGCATAATAATTAGCCATGATTGCTTGCGCTTTCTCTGTTCTACCTAATACCTGAGCAGACCACATGAAGTTTTCTTTCCATTTTCTGCCATCACTAAAAGGAGCTAAAGCAGTGGGTGCAACTTGTGAAAACACCTCGTATTTCGCCTCAAGTACAGGGTTATCACCCAAGATGAGATCAGGTTTCAAGGTGAGAATTTTTTCTAAGCTAGGTGAGGTAAAATCACCAAGGTTCTCTATCCCCTCAATTTTGTCTTCCATATGAGGATAAATATTGTTGACCAAATCATTACCCACAGGTTTAATGCCCAAAGCTAATACGTTCTCCAGATATCCAAGCACAATAACTCGCTGCGGGTTAAGAGGAACGCAAGTTTGCCCCAGCTTGTGTTCAATCATTCGGCACTCTGGTGAAAGAGAGGGTTCTTGAGAAGAAGATATACCACTTGGGCTGAATCTACTTGAGAAGGGGTTTCCACTGCACGCTGAAGCAAAACAAAACAGCAATACTCCTAACAGAAGTTGCTGAAGAATACGAGTAATTTTCCAGGATCTTGCTCTACTCATACCTTCTTTTCGCTTAGAATTCCACTGAAACTGATCCGATAACTGTGAACAGCGCACCTGGTTGAATAGTTGGTCTGCCAAAGTCAGTTGACGTAAAATGTCTCACATTAAATAAATTTTTGAAGTTCAATGCAGCTCGCCAATTGCCTCGGCGATAATAAATGGCTGCATCCGTTCGTAAATAGCTAGGCAACTCGAACGTATTATCAAAGTCACCAGGGCGTTCCCCAACATAAAATATGCCTGCGCCAAAGCCCAACCCTTCTAAATCTCCACTTTGAATGAAATAAGTCGTCCACAAACTAGCTGTATGCCTGGGGACATTGAAAAACCTGAGTTCCTCTGGTAAGTTATTACTTTCTGTCACTCTGGCATCGTTGTATCCATAAGAGGCAATCACATTCCATCCAGGCAGGATTTCACCTGATAGATCTAGCTCAATTCCTTGACTTCTTACTTCACCCGCTGGAATAACAAAGTCGAGATTATTTGGATCGGTAGTGGGAATATTTGTTCTGGTGATATCGTAAAGGGCTAAAGTCGCAAAGAGTTGATCTTCAAGCAGATCTGCTTTCACACCAATTTCATACTGTGTAGCTCTTTGGGGTTCAAGCAAAGACCCATCAGCAAGCGTCCCGAAATTTGGCGTAAACGATCGACTATAGCTGGCATAGAGTGACAGAGCTTCGATTGGTTGATAAATGACACCAATTCGAGGACTAAACGCTTCATCATATTGGCTCGAAACAATTCCACTAGTCAAGTTTTCGCTCTCTTGATCGACAATATCAAATCGTCCTCCGATCAAGACTTTGAACTGATCCGAAAAAGCGATTTGATCTTGGAGAAGAACACCTAGTGAATCAGTTCGACTACTGCTGTTGAAACCTACAACTGTTAAATCTGAACGCTCAGGTCTTGGAATAACATCGTAAACAGGATTGAAAATATTAATGGATGGAGTCAATCCTTCAGGTGCCCCAAGTGCGATCCCAACATTAGTCTCTCTGCCAAGATCAAAGCCAACTAAGAGCCTATGTTCAATTGATCCAGTCCTAAAATTGCCTTGGAGATCAGTTTGTAGAAGATAGCTCTCTGTCAAGTCATCATTCAAACGAAATAGTCGAGTTAATTCTCCGGTAGACTCATTCAACTCTTGAGGCTCGGCACGGAAATCGAAAGAATCACTAGAATAAAAGCTAAAAGCATTGCGGACTGTCCAATCCTCGTTGAAGCGATGCTCCAATCGATAGCCAACCCTCAATGATTCAACTTCTCTCACGTCATCCGGCTCTCCTAGGATTCGATCAATAGGAATATCAGCTACCTCATCACCAACGGCAGGAATTCCTCGATCGAAGGGTCGCTCTTCGTTGAGATACTCTAACTCTGCTGTTAAGGTTGTATTGTCACTAATCCTCCAAGCCAAGACTGGAGCAATAAAAAAACGTTCAGCGTTTTGATCATAATCACGGAAGCCATCTGAATATTCGTAGACCCCATTTAGTCGATAAAGCAAGCTCCCATCTGTAGTCAATGGACCTGAAAAATCGAAACGAGGGCGCACAAATCCGTAGCTACCTATTGATGTTTCGATTAAGTAATATGGCTCTTCAAGTGGTTGCCTTGTAATAATGTTGATGAACCCTCCAGGCTCAATCCTACCCGCTAGGAATGAAGCAGGACCTTTAATCACTTCTACCCTTTCTATATTTGCAGTTTCTGCCAAAAAACCCAGGGAGTCTCTGAAGAGAAATCCATTGCGAGCCGTTGGGGTAAAGTTATTGAAACCTCGAATGTTGAAGTATTCACCAGTGCCACCAAAGCTCCCTGCCGAGGCAACTCCGCTAACATTGCGAACAGCATCCTCCAGCCGAACAACTTGCTGATCCTCAATTACTTGACGTGGAATCACCTGAATCGATTGGGGAATATCCCGCAACGGAGTATCGGTTCGAGTTGCCGTTGAAGCATCGGGAACGTAATATCCTTCATCTCGTTCTCCCGTCACGAAGATTTGAATCGCATCATCATCCGTTTCAGCAGCATCCCCCGATCCTGGCGTAACACTCAGAAGCAATCTCTGTTCAAACGATCGCACCTCAGCCGTGGGTGGTGCATCTATTCCCGTAATCGCCACCCGAACCTCATCTCCCCTTGGCGTTACTGTCACAAGTGCAATCCCCTCTGCTGGATTGGCGATCTGAAACTCCTCACCCTTCGGCAGCACCAGCACTGCATTAGGAATATAGGCAATCAGAGCATTGCCTACCACTGAGGTAGCAGGAGTCGCCAGTTGTTCATCTGTGGTTTCAAGAACTACCTCGATCCCATTCTGAGTTGGGTTGACTTGCACGCCTGTCACCTGGACAAGCAACTGAGCCATCTGCTGCATCCACTCGTCAACTGTTCTAGCTGGTTGCGGTAGGGTAGATAGGTCGATATTCCTCAACTTCTCTACTCCTTCACTTCCCTCACCAGCACATACAGGTGGCGCTATTAGGAACAATGCTATGTTGACAATACTTCCAGTGAGGGCGATCGCCCATCTCATCCAATTCACATCATGCAACTGTGTCACAATCACTCCTTATACACAAAACAATGCAATGAGGAGCGATCGGCTCTTCTGCCCCTCTTACTCAAAAGATTTCTCAAGAAGAATAGGCTAGAATTGAGCAGTTTTGCTAGCAATTTTGATGCCGAGATGGACTTTTTTGCGACCGAGACGGACTTTTTTTTTGTTGAAACCTAAGTCCTTACCGAACAATTCGCAATTCGCAATAGCGGACGAAACTGGAAATTGGTTAATTTAGGATCGCAAGCCCCTAATTTCAATTAGGAAAAAACAAAACACGCAGTATCAATGCCTAGGCTCCCGCATTTATGTGTGGGGTAATAATTGCGAATTGGTGTGACAGTTTAGCTGCTCTTGTGACAGAATAAGTTGCCTATTACGTTAAAAAGTAGAAATAAGTACCGTCCACATAGATCCATAGTTCAAGTCTTGAAGTGAAAAACAACATGGACAATAACAAAATTGAGGTTACTGGAATAAGCGAATCTCTACTAAAGCTTATTGATGAGCAAGTTCGGCACAAAGGTGGCGACAGATCCGCATATATCCGTGATTTGATTGAAAGGGATATCTTCGGTACATCACACACACAGCAACAAACATTTGCAGATTTTGTTACAAAGCGTTCTTTTGACCCTAAGCAATGGGAAGCAGATATGAAATTATTAGCTCAACAAGCAGAAAAAATCCCAGTTCTACCACCCGAAGCGTTTACTCGTGAAAGCATCTATGGTAATCATGACTGATGTTTTTCATGGCAGATACAAACATTTTATTACGGTTCATCTCTCCTTCAGATCCAAATCATATTCTGGTTCGTAATGTTATGTACTCTCTACTACAAAAGGGAGAAGAAGTCTGTTACACTTCACAAATTCTAGGAGAATTTTGGAACGTATGTACTCGTCCCACAACAGCACGGAGTGGTTTTGGCTTATCAATCGAGGAGACAGACCAGAGGGCGCAAGTGATAGAACGTTACTTCATTTTTTGCCTGACAGTGCAGCAGTTCATACACAATGGCGGCGTTTAGTTGTGGATTATAGAGTGTCAGGGGTTAAGGTGCATGATACGCGTCTGGTTGCTGCCATGATAGTTCATGGACTAACCCACGTTCTTACATTCAATATCAGTGATTTTACCCGTTACTCTGAAATTACAACTGTTCACCCCACAGCTATAACACTGTAAAACACTTAATCTTCTATTTAAAACCTAATCACAGAAACACTGGCGACTAGAAGTCGCGCGCCACTTGCTACAAGTCGAGAAACCCACAAGAAGACAGTGGCTTGGCTATACAGACTAAACCCGCCTTCGCGGGGTAGCAAACCTTTCATTTAGCCTTAGTCCACGGAGGTGGACTTTAATTGTGTAGTAGCGAATTATATTCGCCCAAAACTTTTAAAAGATCTCTTATTGTTGGTTTAACCAAGCTTCTAGATCAGCAACACTAGAAAAATCTAACAATGCTTCTCCTAAATTCTCCAATTGTTCAATTGATAAACCTTTAATTCGCTCGATTAATGTTGCATCAATCTTACCAATACGGCGATTGAGTAAACGTAGAACTAAACGTTGTTCTCCTGACTGTATAGCTTGTTCCCTATCTCTTTGATAAAGTGGTTCTAGTCGCATAATTAACTCCTTATCATCTGCTTCTAATTCTTGATTTACTCTCAAGTTTTCGCGCAAGTTGTAAACTAATTCGAGGGTTGCTTTTTGATATGGATAATCTAATGGTAACGCTTGCAACTCTATAATTGCTTGTGACTACATACTTCCCCTCCCCAAAAGCCTCAACCACAACGTCTGTGGTATTTGCGGTAGTTGGTGTATCGCCACAATTGCTGTCCGCAAGGCATTTGGCAGGAAATGTACTCCTGATAACCAACCTTCTTTTTGCATAGTTCCAAAGCTAGATAATCTAGTTTCAGATACTATTGGGGTAAAAATCCACAACTTGGGAATTTCTGAATCCTGAAGTTTGGTTTTATTTGCCTTAGCTTCTCGTCGCAATTGAGCCTTAATTCCTAATAATTTGAGAATACAGTCGCATATTTCATCAGTAGAAACTGGATTGCGAAATGGTTCTATGATCGCAGGATGTTCAGCAAATTTTCCTAGTAAACCTAGTACTTATAAATTAGAACTTTGTTGTTTAGAAGGAGTGAATAAAACATCTATTTCTTTAATTTCTCCTGCGACTTTTTCTGATGCCTTGACTTCTCCGTAATTTTTGAGTAATTCTTCTAGATAGTCTTTGGCGAATTTATCATGTATAAAGCGCGTCATGCAATTGTCATGCTGGTCTAAGGGA
This genomic interval carries:
- a CDS encoding DUF2887 domain-containing protein, translated to MRRDSIFYKLFQQSPTLLFELLTNPPANADEYRFDSVAVKEPKFEIDGVFLPPESENPGAIYFCEVQYQKDKRLYERVFAESHLYFYRNRDRFNDLQIAIIYPSRSIEQDEVRPFRSLLNGDQVNRIYLDELGDIRSLPVWVALMVLTTLEESRTTEEARYLLARSQQEVSQPENHAIIDLLTTIMVYKFEGKSQQEVEEMLGITLQETRVYREIREVEARSLVLRLLTRRVGELPQEVRSHVESLPLEQLENLGEALLDFTSLADLRSWLEALGG
- a CDS encoding DUF1636 family protein; this encodes MEIQPVRCLWACSQCYVVAVSSHDKPTYLFVNLTPEDSATALLDFMQLYIKSAKGNVVWKQFPEILQPAIFAQIPPLEV
- a CDS encoding type II toxin-antitoxin system Phd/YefM family antitoxin — protein: MRKVTLTELSNNIERLLDEVIETGIPIEINKNGKLLKIVPVEKRDKLENLTFKPDVIQGNPDDLVNISWEREISIDLP
- a CDS encoding TonB-dependent receptor; this translates as MTQLHDVNWMRWAIALTGSIVNIALFLIAPPVCAGEGSEGVEKLRNIDLSTLPQPARTVDEWMQQMAQLLVQVTGVQVNPTQNGIEVVLETTDEQLATPATSVVGNALIAYIPNAVLVLPKGEEFQIANPAEGIALVTVTPRGDEVRVAITGIDAPPTAEVRSFEQRLLLSVTPGSGDAAETDDDAIQIFVTGERDEGYYVPDASTATRTDTPLRDIPQSIQVIPRQVIEDQQVVRLEDAVRNVSGVASAGSFGGTGEYFNIRGFNNFTPTARNGFLFRDSLGFLAETANIERVEVIKGPASFLAGRIEPGGFINIITRQPLEEPYYLIETSIGSYGFVRPRFDFSGPLTTDGSLLYRLNGVYEYSDGFRDYDQNAERFFIAPVLAWRISDNTTLTAELEYLNEERPFDRGIPAVGDEVADIPIDRILGEPDDVREVESLRVGYRLEHRFNEDWTVRNAFSFYSSDSFDFRAEPQELNESTGELTRLFRLNDDLTESYLLQTDLQGNFRTGSIEHRLLVGFDLGRETNVGIALGAPEGLTPSINIFNPVYDVIPRPERSDLTVVGFNSSSRTDSLGVLLQDQIAFSDQFKVLIGGRFDIVDQESENLTSGIVSSQYDEAFSPRIGVIYQPIEALSLYASYSRSFTPNFGTLADGSLLEPQRATQYEIGVKADLLEDQLFATLALYDITRTNIPTTDPNNLDFVIPAGEVRSQGIELDLSGEILPGWNVIASYGYNDARVTESNNLPEELRFFNVPRHTASLWTTYFIQSGDLEGLGFGAGIFYVGERPGDFDNTFELPSYLRTDAAIYYRRGNWRAALNFKNLFNVRHFTSTDFGRPTIQPGALFTVIGSVSVEF
- a CDS encoding type II toxin-antitoxin system VapC family toxin, which gives rise to MADTNILLRFISPSDPNHILVRNVMYSLLQKGEEVCYTSQILGEFWNVCTRPTTARSGFGLSIEETDQRAQVIERYFIFCLTVQQFIHNGGV
- a CDS encoding iron-siderophore ABC transporter substrate-binding protein, with the protein product MIEHKLGQTCVPLNPQRVIVLGYLENVLALGIKPVGNDLVNNIYPHMEDKIEGIENLGDFTSPSLEKILTLKPDLILGDNPVLEAKYEVFSQVAPTALAPFSDGRKWKENFMWSAQVLGRTEKAQAIMANYYARLEEFKNQMGDRLDQIKVSVVRIYPDVIAVYPKDSFCGSVLEDAGLSRPPSQNKVGGQQRLSKERMRDLDGDVMFLWTYGHNPEISQQANTTLKKLKADPLWSQLKVVQQGKVYEVPGYWIGDGPLAANAMIDDLFKYLIETVSSNLYKYLIHAP